From a region of the Pseudanabaena sp. ABRG5-3 genome:
- a CDS encoding AAA family ATPase: MIRDISIQNFRCFENTSISGFKTVNLITGKNNAGKTALLEALLIGSLPRAEAIDALKKHRRESQEFNKALPERTWDSLFFNQDKSKNIFIQINEDDNQSTKLNLSINDIPIRFTIESSLPSDILDKKYVDFIPNDESKLSVLQANITINNDDLFEYNLIATDQGTFQGVLDKKTQFTGQKKISFIPAILGVLNTQLASEYDRARLNNQEQEVLKGIQIIDPSIKIIESFNIGSPLLYLKRENEERLPISLFGDAINRIAAIILYVINNNSDILLLDEIENGIHYTIQADLWRLLFRLAKQLNIQIFATTHSLEMLTAFNQVGLESEFSNLAAHFEMARSIKTGQIIGIKRDMETLEYSLSRNGGVRGE; this comes from the coding sequence ATGATCAGAGATATCTCAATCCAAAATTTCAGATGCTTTGAAAATACCTCAATCTCTGGTTTTAAAACCGTCAATCTCATCACAGGTAAAAATAACGCAGGCAAAACAGCACTTCTAGAAGCTTTACTAATAGGTAGTTTACCTAGAGCAGAAGCAATTGATGCTCTTAAAAAACATCGGCGAGAGTCACAAGAATTTAACAAAGCACTGCCTGAAAGAACTTGGGACAGTTTGTTCTTCAACCAAGATAAATCCAAGAATATTTTTATACAGATTAATGAAGATGATAATCAATCAACAAAACTAAATTTATCTATTAATGATATTCCTATTAGGTTTACTATAGAATCAAGTTTGCCAAGTGATATTCTCGACAAGAAATATGTTGATTTTATTCCTAACGATGAGTCAAAATTATCGGTGCTTCAGGCAAATATAACTATTAATAATGATGATTTGTTTGAATACAACTTAATAGCTACAGATCAAGGTACTTTTCAAGGGGTTTTAGACAAAAAAACTCAGTTCACAGGACAAAAAAAAATATCTTTTATTCCAGCAATTTTGGGGGTACTCAATACACAATTAGCTTCTGAGTATGATAGAGCTAGGCTAAACAATCAGGAACAAGAAGTGTTGAAAGGTATTCAGATTATAGATCCTTCTATAAAAATAATTGAATCTTTTAATATCGGAAGTCCATTACTCTATTTAAAAAGAGAAAATGAAGAAAGATTACCTATATCATTATTTGGAGATGCTATTAATCGTATTGCAGCAATAATACTGTATGTCATAAATAACAATAGCGATATTTTGCTTTTAGATGAGATAGAAAATGGTATTCATTATACTATTCAAGCAGATTTGTGGAGGTTGTTATTTCGTTTAGCAAAACAATTAAACATACAAATATTTGCAACTACTCATAGTTTAGAAATGCTGACAGCATTTAATCAAGTTGGATTAGAAAGTGAGTTTAGTAATTTAGCTGCACATTTTGAGATGGCTCGAAGTATCAAAACTGGGCAGATCATTGGTATTAAACGTGACATGGAAACGCTTGAATATAGCTTGTCTCGTAACGGAGGGGTTAGAGGTGAGTAA
- a CDS encoding PAS domain S-box protein, with protein sequence MTDQFFDDLGGELLQKIAIAASGCLYSLVHRVDGYVAFTYISPYVQEIYELTVEAVMADASLVLKQIHPDDIADCIAMVEQSRETLQPFSHEHRIITPSGKLKWVQASSRPERLSNQETVWYGMALDVTAQKQTEADKFRLSFDNANIGMCLVDLQGNFLRVNEKMCQIFGYSSSEMIKMNVGTLAIPEDNLISQEFIQGAVETHKDSVIFEKRYRHKLGHIIYGEVSSSLVRDAHGTPLYFISQVQDITNRKLHEQELRKAHDVIAQNNIELERRVSERTSDLQKRQEDLSQNEKILRRYFEQHIVGMAMTSPSKRWLNVNKRLCEILGYSFAELQELTWDKITYPDDLALDLEHFNRVISGEIEDYEIDKRFIHKRGQIIHTNLSVQGHRKPDGSIDFFVVLIQDISDRKQAELALQESQNFLQQIADASPHIIYIYDLQEQRNIYVNREIGTILGYRPAEIQAMGSAFFAMLMHPEDLQNIQTEYEQLARAVDGKVYDYEYRMRNTQGEWRWLYSRHSVFSRDAEGRVKYTIGSAQDITDRKLAEQENQRLKERLQFILSSNPAVIFTCTADRSNTVTFISDNVQKVLGYSAAEVLSSPNFWVEHLHPEDIPQAVEGVTKLFEQGYNINEYRSLHRDGNYRWLRNELRLMHDAQGNPSEIVGYFTDVGDRKKAEIALQESQEFLQKVADASPSILYIYDIQENRNVYVNGEVKAIMGYTPTEILEMGSAFFANVLKPEDLSQFLAEHERLQLLQDGEIYNAEYYMKTAWGEWRWFFTRFTVFSRDAKGRVKCTIASAQDITARKLAEVQLQQTYEELVHATRLKDEFLAAMSHELRTPLNAILGMTESLQEEIYGSVNERQIKALTTIESSGLHLLELINDVLDVAKIESGQMHLELTPVSIHSLCESSLVFIQQQALKKKIQVQTILPPQLPPIYLDERRIRQALINLLNNAVKFTQLNGQVTLEVLWIRASPNSKDYLRIVVRDTGIGIAPESIPKLFQPFIQIDSALNRRYEGTGLGLALVKRIVEMHGGEVGVTSEVGVGSCFIVNLPCFQ encoded by the coding sequence ATGACAGACCAATTTTTCGATGATTTGGGGGGAGAACTGCTACAAAAAATAGCGATCGCGGCATCAGGATGTCTTTATAGCCTTGTTCATCGGGTCGATGGTTATGTAGCATTTACCTATATCAGCCCATATGTCCAAGAAATATATGAATTAACTGTTGAAGCAGTTATGGCGGATGCCAGCCTTGTGCTGAAGCAAATTCATCCTGATGACATCGCAGACTGTATTGCTATGGTTGAGCAGAGTCGAGAAACTCTGCAACCATTTAGTCATGAACATCGCATTATTACTCCATCGGGAAAGCTGAAATGGGTACAGGCAAGTTCTCGTCCTGAAAGATTATCAAATCAGGAGACAGTTTGGTATGGCATGGCTTTAGATGTCACTGCTCAAAAACAAACAGAAGCAGATAAGTTCCGTCTGTCATTTGACAATGCCAATATTGGGATGTGTCTGGTCGATCTCCAAGGCAACTTCTTGCGGGTTAATGAGAAGATGTGCCAGATATTTGGCTACAGCTCATCGGAAATGATCAAGATGAACGTTGGTACTCTGGCAATTCCTGAAGACAATCTAATTAGCCAAGAATTTATCCAAGGGGCAGTTGAGACTCATAAAGACAGTGTGATATTTGAAAAACGCTATCGCCATAAGCTAGGTCATATCATTTATGGCGAGGTGTCATCATCACTTGTACGAGATGCTCATGGAACCCCCCTATATTTTATCTCCCAAGTACAGGATATTACCAATCGTAAACTGCATGAGCAAGAACTGCGGAAAGCCCATGATGTGATTGCTCAAAACAATATTGAACTAGAAAGAAGGGTCTCCGAGAGGACATCGGATTTACAAAAGCGTCAAGAGGATCTCAGTCAGAACGAAAAGATATTGCGCCGTTATTTTGAGCAACATATCGTTGGCATGGCAATGACTTCTCCAAGTAAAAGATGGCTCAATGTTAATAAGCGACTCTGTGAGATTTTAGGATATTCCTTTGCAGAATTACAGGAATTGACTTGGGATAAAATCACCTATCCTGATGATTTAGCCCTAGATCTGGAACACTTTAATCGAGTGATATCTGGTGAAATAGAAGACTATGAAATCGATAAGCGCTTTATTCATAAACGTGGGCAGATCATTCATACGAATCTGTCTGTTCAGGGGCATCGAAAACCAGATGGCAGCATTGATTTTTTTGTAGTGTTGATTCAGGACATTAGCGATCGCAAACAAGCTGAACTTGCCCTTCAAGAAAGCCAGAACTTTTTGCAGCAAATTGCTGATGCTTCACCACATATTATTTATATCTACGATCTTCAAGAACAGCGAAATATCTACGTGAACCGAGAAATCGGCACAATTCTAGGCTATCGTCCTGCCGAGATTCAGGCCATGGGTTCCGCCTTCTTTGCGATGTTAATGCACCCTGAGGATCTGCAAAATATTCAAACCGAATATGAGCAATTAGCAAGGGCGGTAGATGGCAAAGTTTATGACTATGAATACCGCATGAGAAACACTCAAGGGGAATGGCGTTGGCTCTATAGTCGTCATTCTGTATTTAGTCGGGATGCGGAGGGACGGGTTAAATATACGATTGGCTCAGCTCAAGATATTACCGATCGCAAACTCGCTGAGCAAGAAAATCAACGCCTCAAAGAGCGCTTGCAGTTTATTCTATCCTCCAACCCAGCAGTCATTTTTACCTGTACCGCCGATCGCAGCAATACTGTCACTTTCATCAGTGATAATGTCCAGAAAGTGTTGGGCTATAGTGCTGCTGAAGTCCTTTCAAGCCCAAACTTTTGGGTAGAGCATCTCCATCCTGAAGATATTCCTCAAGCAGTTGAAGGGGTCACTAAACTATTTGAGCAAGGCTATAACATTAATGAATATCGGTCTTTGCATCGAGATGGCAATTATCGTTGGCTCAGGAATGAATTACGCTTAATGCATGATGCTCAAGGTAATCCATCGGAAATTGTGGGTTACTTTACCGATGTTGGCGATCGCAAAAAAGCTGAAATTGCTTTACAAGAAAGCCAAGAATTTTTGCAAAAGGTTGCTGATGCTTCGCCGAGTATCCTTTATATATATGACATTCAAGAAAATCGCAATGTCTATGTCAATGGTGAAGTCAAGGCAATTATGGGTTATACCCCTACCGAAATTCTAGAAATGGGTTCAGCATTCTTTGCTAATGTTCTCAAGCCTGAAGATTTGAGCCAATTCCTCGCAGAGCATGAACGCTTGCAATTATTGCAGGATGGCGAAATCTATAACGCTGAATACTATATGAAAACCGCTTGGGGTGAATGGCGTTGGTTCTTCACTCGCTTTACGGTTTTTAGTCGAGATGCGAAAGGACGAGTGAAATGTACCATTGCCTCAGCCCAAGATATCACTGCGCGTAAATTAGCTGAAGTGCAACTCCAACAGACCTATGAGGAACTAGTTCACGCCACTCGTCTGAAGGATGAATTTTTGGCAGCGATGAGTCATGAGTTGCGTACTCCCCTGAATGCCATTCTGGGAATGACCGAAAGCCTTCAAGAGGAGATCTATGGTTCGGTTAATGAACGACAGATCAAGGCACTCACAACTATTGAAAGCAGTGGCTTACATTTGCTCGAACTCATCAATGATGTTCTGGATGTTGCCAAAATTGAATCTGGGCAAATGCATCTGGAACTGACACCTGTTTCGATCCATTCTCTATGTGAATCGAGTTTAGTCTTTATCCAACAACAAGCATTGAAAAAAAAGATTCAAGTCCAAACAATATTACCTCCACAACTACCGCCTATCTACTTAGATGAACGGCGTATTCGTCAAGCTTTAATCAATCTTCTCAATAATGCGGTTAAATTTACTCAGTTGAATGGTCAAGTGACCCTAGAGGTACTTTGGATCAGAGCATCTCCAAATTCTAAAGATTATCTGAGAATAGTTGTGAGAGATACAGGAATTGGAATTGCGCCCGAATCTATTCCCAAGTTATTTCAGCCCTTTATCCAAATAGATAGTGCTTTGAATCGGAGGTATGAAGGTACAGGTTTAGGACTAGCGCTAGTAAAAAGAATTGTGGAAATGCACGGTGGTGAAGTTGGTGTGACTAGTGAGGTTGGAGTTGGTAGTTGTTTTATAGTCAATTTGCCTTGCTTTCAGTAA
- a CDS encoding DUF3226 domain-containing protein, with protein sequence MSNRLIVESKNDKIFIQSLVNYLNKNSVDIAAINIAENAYLPLGGSDSTKIKNELRKIKDEAQKNPINKIGIVLDMDYKQPLEWFGIINEAITNVFPSTEQNKIEKTSNFITVSSEEISDIQIACYLTNVDGVGELETLLKEIKSQPSPKADCLEAWKNCVETSTHKSINTKEFNKLWVSNYIRHDTCTNQEKNNASEYCSMTKFEYVMTKDIWNFEHPALDELKVFLKMFD encoded by the coding sequence GTGAGTAACCGATTAATTGTTGAGAGCAAAAACGATAAAATTTTTATACAGTCTCTAGTCAATTATCTCAATAAAAATAGTGTAGATATTGCAGCAATTAATATAGCTGAAAATGCTTATTTGCCTTTAGGTGGATCGGATTCTACAAAGATAAAAAATGAGCTGCGTAAAATTAAAGATGAAGCTCAAAAAAATCCTATAAATAAAATTGGCATTGTTCTAGATATGGACTATAAACAACCGTTAGAATGGTTTGGGATTATAAATGAGGCAATTACAAATGTATTTCCATCAACAGAGCAAAATAAAATAGAAAAAACTAGTAATTTTATAACTGTTAGTTCTGAAGAAATTTCAGATATTCAGATAGCCTGTTATTTGACTAACGTAGATGGGGTAGGTGAACTAGAAACATTACTCAAAGAAATTAAATCACAACCATCACCAAAAGCGGATTGCCTTGAAGCATGGAAAAACTGCGTAGAAACAAGTACTCATAAATCAATTAACACAAAAGAGTTTAATAAGCTTTGGGTTAGTAATTACATACGACATGATACTTGCACTAATCAAGAGAAAAATAATGCTAGTGAATATTGTAGTATGACGAAATTTGAATATGTAATGACTAAAGACATTTGGAATTTTGAGCATCCTGCTTTAGATGAACTGAAAGTATTTTTAAAAATGTTTGACTAA
- a CDS encoding WD40 repeat domain-containing protein has protein sequence MALPSEFIEGLTRILHSAIEALDKNLKELINEQESLHFNQEILLIPKEVLTDPRYFKGIDQNTPEFSKTILDILGEWQYNTFTKKDNVLKATSGNSNTLSNFNLNISDRILIKNAKKHRLLVLSAPLKISPSCISDLRENLEIELEEDLKTFLSNNYPFESDEYPIEFYSDYFGHSITNNDIHQLQPILSCLPTLILHSSVSDYKAYFCCDFWLPYSNCILDFRLPVWYWEEAYDLLVDSGKKEKEAFRIIRQIIISIQELLAAFIADWYYLHLNPYYLPRLLQSKRILSSQHFNRDLIQPYVDIIQETQKQQKIIIDNLLKTFSEKQKDDSKKLRQKIKEWSLSTVLTSHSGCIHDLAFNSDRSILMSGGSDSIVRLWHPSTGKASLNLKGHVGDIFAVAVSKNDKYFASSGSDCKVLVWSLDKLQEPIAFTEHSAYVSSLAFCSDNRLLASGSYDNSIRIWDLWSNKTFRIFTEHSSYVTALAFNSRGDLLASGSYDRTIRIWNSWKTKSHMTLTGHSDYVTCVAFHPNNDLLASGSRDCTIKLWRADTGTLISTLQGHSAGINSLTFSPNGEILVSGSSDNTVRLWNTKTAEEIGILAVGAHPILCVHFSRDGKQLAAGSCWSDNIKIWNCP, from the coding sequence ATGGCACTTCCATCCGAGTTTATAGAAGGTTTAACGAGGATATTACATAGTGCTATAGAGGCATTAGATAAAAACCTTAAAGAACTTATAAATGAACAGGAGTCTCTTCATTTTAACCAAGAGATATTGTTAATACCTAAAGAGGTTCTTACCGATCCACGTTATTTCAAAGGGATAGATCAAAATACTCCTGAATTTAGCAAAACTATTTTAGATATATTGGGGGAATGGCAATATAATACTTTTACCAAAAAAGATAATGTTTTAAAAGCAACTTCAGGCAACAGTAATACTCTATCAAATTTCAATCTAAATATTAGCGATCGCATTCTTATTAAAAACGCTAAAAAACATCGTCTATTAGTTTTATCAGCACCTTTAAAGATCAGTCCCAGTTGCATTTCTGACTTAAGGGAAAATCTTGAAATTGAGCTAGAAGAAGACCTAAAGACATTCTTAAGTAATAATTATCCATTTGAAAGTGACGAATATCCTATTGAGTTTTATAGCGACTACTTTGGACATAGCATTACTAATAATGATATTCACCAGCTACAACCTATCTTAAGTTGTCTTCCTACATTAATTTTACATAGTAGTGTCAGTGACTATAAAGCTTATTTTTGTTGTGATTTTTGGTTGCCCTATAGTAACTGTATCCTCGACTTTAGATTGCCTGTATGGTATTGGGAAGAAGCCTATGATTTATTAGTTGATTCAGGCAAAAAAGAAAAGGAAGCTTTTAGAATTATTCGGCAGATTATCATCTCCATCCAAGAGCTTTTAGCTGCATTTATTGCTGATTGGTATTATCTTCATTTAAATCCCTATTATTTACCAAGGCTATTACAGTCTAAAAGAATATTAAGTTCTCAACATTTTAATAGAGATTTAATTCAACCCTATGTCGATATTATTCAAGAGACTCAGAAACAGCAGAAAATTATCATCGATAACCTATTAAAAACATTTTCCGAAAAACAAAAAGATGATAGTAAAAAGCTCAGACAAAAAATCAAAGAATGGTCTTTAAGTACTGTACTTACCAGTCACTCAGGCTGTATTCACGATCTTGCCTTTAATAGCGATCGCAGTATTTTGATGAGTGGTGGCAGTGATAGTATCGTGCGTTTGTGGCATCCCAGTACAGGCAAGGCGAGCCTAAATTTAAAGGGTCATGTCGGTGATATTTTTGCCGTAGCGGTGAGCAAAAATGATAAATATTTTGCTAGTAGTGGTAGTGATTGTAAGGTACTAGTCTGGAGCTTAGACAAGCTACAGGAACCGATCGCTTTTACTGAGCATTCTGCTTATGTAAGTTCCCTTGCTTTTTGTTCAGACAATCGATTGCTCGCGAGTGGTAGCTATGACAACTCCATTCGGATTTGGGATCTCTGGTCAAATAAAACCTTTCGCATTTTTACTGAGCATTCATCCTATGTAACTGCCCTCGCATTTAATTCTAGAGGTGATCTTTTGGCTAGCGGCAGCTACGATCGCACTATTCGCATATGGAATTCTTGGAAGACTAAATCACACATGACTCTTACAGGACATAGCGATTACGTCACCTGTGTCGCTTTTCATCCCAACAATGATTTGTTAGCTAGTGGTAGTCGAGATTGCACCATTAAGTTGTGGAGAGCAGATACGGGAACACTAATTTCTACTTTGCAAGGACATTCAGCAGGGATTAACTCTCTAACATTTAGTCCTAACGGAGAAATTTTAGTGAGTGGCAGTAGCGATAACACCGTGAGGCTATGGAACACCAAAACTGCGGAGGAGATTGGTATTTTAGCAGTAGGAGCGCATCCAATCCTCTGTGTACATTTTTCTAGAGATGGCAAGCAGCTAGCCGCAGGAAGTTGTTGGAGCGATAATATTAAAATTTGGAACTGTCCCTAA
- a CDS encoding SulP family inorganic anion transporter → MTTPPPIASFPLAARPHGLARWLPIIAVLRNYKRAWLLQDLSAGLVLTAILIPAGMGYAEAAGLPAIYGLYATIVPLIAYAIFGPSRILVLGPDSALIPLISATVLPLAGGDPAKAIAIAGMLAILSGGMCIIAGIAKFGFITDLISKPIRYGYLNGIALSVIIGQMPKIFGLSITGNTIWDELITLVQHVHDGKTNSMALAIGSSCLFVILGLKHFAPKISGVLIAVVGAIIVSSLFDLSHQGVSVVGILPQGLPTWQIPNIAPVKFDTLFSSALAIALVSFADMTLLSRTFAIRGGYKVDRNQELIALGIANISAGLFQGFSVSSSASRTPVAEAAGSKTQITGLVGTICIALVLLFAPMLLQNLPQAALSAVVISSGIAIFEIAGTLRLYQLRRFEFGLSIVCFAGVAFLGVIQGIFIAVGLALLAFVWSAWRPHYAVLGRVDGIKGYHDVSRHPDARRIPGLVIFRWDAPLFFANAETFCERVMQSVVTAPTMTNWVLVAAEPVTDIDITAADAIAELDKTLCQAGIELCFAEMKGPTKDRLKRYGIFNTLGKENFFPTIGQAVDAYLEVNKVEWKDWDE, encoded by the coding sequence TTGACAACTCCTCCACCGATCGCATCATTTCCCCTTGCAGCTCGCCCTCATGGATTAGCACGATGGCTACCAATTATTGCCGTATTACGAAACTACAAACGCGCTTGGCTACTCCAAGACCTCAGCGCAGGGCTAGTACTAACAGCGATACTCATTCCCGCAGGCATGGGTTATGCCGAAGCCGCAGGGCTACCAGCTATTTACGGACTCTATGCCACGATTGTCCCTTTAATTGCCTATGCCATTTTTGGACCCAGTCGAATTTTGGTATTAGGTCCCGACTCAGCTTTAATTCCATTAATTTCGGCAACGGTGTTACCACTTGCTGGTGGTGATCCCGCCAAAGCGATCGCGATCGCAGGCATGTTAGCAATTCTTTCGGGGGGCATGTGCATTATTGCGGGTATCGCCAAATTTGGCTTTATTACCGATCTCATTTCTAAACCGATCCGCTATGGATATCTAAATGGCATTGCACTGAGTGTCATTATTGGACAGATGCCGAAAATATTTGGGTTATCGATTACAGGAAATACCATTTGGGACGAATTAATCACCTTAGTACAGCATGTTCACGATGGCAAAACTAATAGCATGGCTTTAGCGATCGGTTCATCTTGCTTGTTTGTGATTCTAGGCTTGAAACATTTCGCACCAAAGATTTCGGGGGTTTTAATAGCAGTAGTTGGTGCAATTATAGTCAGTTCCCTATTTGACCTATCTCACCAAGGTGTATCGGTAGTTGGTATATTGCCACAGGGTTTACCAACTTGGCAGATTCCGAATATTGCCCCAGTTAAATTTGACACCTTATTCTCTAGTGCCTTAGCGATCGCCCTAGTTTCCTTTGCAGACATGACCTTGCTATCACGAACTTTTGCAATTCGGGGGGGATACAAAGTCGATCGCAATCAAGAGTTAATTGCCCTTGGTATTGCCAATATCAGCGCAGGGCTATTTCAAGGATTTTCGGTGAGTAGTAGCGCCTCACGGACACCAGTTGCTGAGGCAGCAGGGTCAAAGACCCAAATTACAGGTTTGGTCGGCACAATTTGCATCGCCCTAGTTTTATTGTTCGCCCCAATGTTATTGCAAAATTTACCCCAAGCAGCTCTCAGTGCCGTAGTAATTTCATCGGGTATTGCTATTTTTGAGATTGCAGGGACATTAAGGCTCTATCAACTACGACGATTTGAGTTTGGGCTATCAATTGTCTGTTTTGCTGGCGTGGCTTTTCTAGGAGTAATTCAAGGGATATTTATAGCAGTGGGTTTAGCCCTACTAGCATTTGTTTGGAGTGCATGGCGACCACACTATGCAGTCCTTGGACGTGTGGATGGGATTAAAGGCTATCACGATGTTTCGCGCCATCCCGACGCTAGACGTATTCCGGGACTAGTAATTTTTCGTTGGGATGCACCGTTATTTTTCGCTAATGCAGAAACCTTTTGTGAGCGGGTGATGCAGTCAGTAGTGACTGCACCAACGATGACTAATTGGGTACTAGTTGCTGCTGAGCCTGTTACAGATATAGACATCACGGCAGCAGATGCGATCGCCGAGCTTGATAAAACCCTCTGCCAAGCAGGAATAGAACTATGCTTTGCGGAAATGAAAGGACCTACTAAGGATCGGCTCAAGCGCTATGGCATCTTTAACACATTGGGGAAAGAGAACTTCTTTCCGACAATTGGACAAGCTGTGGATGCTTATTTGGAAGTCAACAAAGTTGAATGGAAGGATTGGGATGAATAG
- a CDS encoding M48 family metalloprotease, producing MSLKAGKEALLRKHYTEAIAILTEYSQDCDDPTSKDYVQSQIWLVSAYKKTGRADKAIAICEQLETYTDPQLQKWAQKSLITLRAILAEPPDDRIKRNEDVASVIKSNPRRYRKKNVTLALPSRYTYFFIAAILFTILSIVGLQFLVGYGISLIFTDTFTNTWLIAISVVTFVISILVFFMSPWIIDITQKQYHRIQWITLADLDEKSPEAVEIIEDFCEKYNIFVPRLGWIEDDAPVAFTYGVISNSARIIVSRGLFECLDDDEIAAVYAYQLGRIRNKSFAVLTFISAPVQILYYLYVLLSRRSYRTKSAKQVWQIAATLANVLYSLSNYLLVWLSHASTIVSDRFASEVTGNPNALARALPKMARQMLPYNQPAMPTNRLLESTRAIGICDRQTMTAIGLAMEIAHVGQTDQDPYRVFLWELFNPWRRWLEIHSTHPLIGKRLKFLSGYSKQLGLLTEYDFEELLKEEKKLNKNRLYRNFWRDLLIQISPFIGVAIAIIASTLLHQLFNRWLPLSFSLIGLGLGFMFQGSLRYPDFRKVADTDLVSLLTDPYASYVQGAPVQIPGELLGYGTDEFYIGYSLRLEDQGGLAFLNYIPNFRQWIIDPSSTIKNLELLCDRSVLASGWFRRGKFPIIDLSTLQPIMEDRPNQRASLISYHQFWNNIGSSILVLLGLSILLLTSRIF from the coding sequence ATGTCACTAAAAGCTGGGAAAGAGGCATTGTTGCGAAAACACTATACTGAGGCGATCGCTATCTTGACTGAATATAGCCAAGACTGTGACGATCCCACATCCAAAGATTATGTGCAGTCACAAATCTGGCTAGTTTCGGCATACAAAAAGACAGGACGAGCCGATAAAGCGATCGCCATTTGTGAACAATTGGAAACCTATACTGACCCACAATTACAAAAATGGGCGCAAAAATCTTTAATTACCCTTCGAGCAATTCTGGCTGAGCCACCCGATGATCGGATTAAGCGGAATGAAGATGTTGCCTCGGTAATTAAGTCCAATCCGCGTCGTTATCGCAAAAAAAACGTTACCCTTGCCCTTCCTTCGCGCTACACCTATTTTTTTATTGCTGCAATTCTATTCACAATCCTTTCAATTGTTGGATTGCAGTTTTTAGTTGGCTATGGAATTTCGCTGATTTTTACTGATACCTTTACCAATACTTGGTTGATCGCCATTTCAGTTGTGACCTTCGTGATCAGCATTTTGGTATTTTTCATGTCGCCTTGGATCATCGACATTACCCAAAAGCAATATCACCGTATTCAATGGATTACTCTCGCAGATTTGGATGAGAAAAGTCCTGAAGCTGTGGAAATTATTGAGGATTTTTGCGAAAAATATAATATTTTTGTACCGCGTTTAGGATGGATTGAGGACGATGCACCTGTCGCCTTTACCTATGGTGTAATCTCCAATTCTGCGCGAATTATCGTTAGTCGTGGTTTATTTGAATGTCTCGATGATGATGAAATTGCGGCGGTTTATGCCTATCAATTGGGAAGAATTCGGAACAAAAGCTTTGCTGTCCTGACCTTTATTTCTGCCCCCGTTCAAATTCTCTATTACCTCTATGTATTACTAAGCCGCCGAAGTTATCGAACCAAAAGTGCCAAACAAGTCTGGCAAATCGCGGCAACCCTTGCCAATGTTCTTTACTCCCTAAGTAATTATTTGCTGGTTTGGCTATCCCATGCCAGTACGATAGTCAGCGATCGCTTTGCCTCAGAAGTAACAGGCAACCCCAATGCCCTTGCCCGTGCTTTGCCCAAAATGGCAAGACAAATGCTGCCCTACAACCAGCCCGCTATGCCTACCAATCGGCTTTTAGAATCAACAAGAGCGATTGGTATCTGCGATCGCCAAACAATGACAGCGATCGGTTTAGCAATGGAAATTGCCCATGTCGGACAAACCGATCAAGACCCCTATCGCGTATTTCTATGGGAGTTATTCAATCCTTGGCGGCGTTGGCTAGAGATCCATTCTACGCATCCCTTAATTGGCAAACGTCTTAAGTTTCTATCTGGATATTCCAAACAGTTAGGACTATTAACAGAATATGATTTTGAGGAATTACTCAAGGAAGAGAAGAAGCTCAATAAAAATCGTCTCTATCGCAACTTTTGGCGCGACTTATTAATTCAAATCTCTCCATTTATCGGTGTGGCGATCGCCATAATTGCATCAACACTTTTACATCAACTCTTTAACCGATGGCTACCCCTGAGCTTTTCTCTGATTGGCTTGGGGCTAGGCTTTATGTTTCAAGGCAGTTTACGCTATCCCGACTTTCGCAAAGTTGCTGATACCGATCTCGTCAGTTTATTAACCGATCCCTATGCCAGCTATGTTCAAGGCGCACCCGTCCAAATCCCGGGGGAATTACTTGGCTATGGTACTGATGAGTTTTACATTGGCTATTCATTGCGTTTAGAAGATCAAGGTGGTTTAGCTTTTCTCAACTACATTCCTAACTTCCGCCAATGGATTATCGATCCTTCTAGTACGATTAAAAATTTAGAATTGCTATGCGATCGCTCGGTACTTGCTTCAGGTTGGTTTCGGCGCGGCAAGTTCCCCATCATTGATTTATCAACATTGCAACCGATCATGGAGGATCGCCCCAATCAACGCGCATCTCTGATTAGCTATCACCAGTTTTGGAACAATATTGGCAGTTCGATTTTAGTTCTATTAGGTCTGTCAATTTTACTGCTAACTTCACGGATATTCTAA